Proteins from a genomic interval of Candidatus Methylomirabilota bacterium:
- a CDS encoding carbohydrate ABC transporter permease has protein sequence DRHDVPLLIRQGATLEHYTKLLWDTEFLTWTKNSLMVTIIATGISVLIGTVAAYALARLRFLGVSAFGTGIFVTYLVPTSLLFLPLAQIVNWVGLADSKWALVMTYPTFLVPFCTWLLMGYFRTVPKEVEECAMVDGATRLQALLRIVMPIAIPGLVCAILFAFTLSWNEFIYALTFTSSSEEITASVGVTTELIRGDIYFWGSLMAGAVLGSVPIVILYVFFLDYYVSGLTAGAIK, from the coding sequence GACCGCCACGACGTACCGCTCCTCATCAGGCAGGGCGCGACGCTCGAGCACTACACCAAGCTCCTGTGGGACACCGAGTTCCTGACCTGGACCAAGAACAGCCTGATGGTCACCATCATCGCCACCGGCATCTCCGTCCTCATCGGGACGGTGGCGGCCTACGCGCTGGCCCGGCTGCGCTTCCTCGGGGTGAGCGCCTTCGGCACCGGCATCTTCGTGACCTACCTGGTGCCCACCTCGCTCCTGTTCCTTCCGCTCGCCCAGATCGTGAACTGGGTCGGGCTCGCCGACTCCAAGTGGGCCCTCGTCATGACGTACCCCACCTTCCTGGTGCCGTTCTGCACCTGGCTGCTCATGGGCTACTTCCGCACCGTGCCCAAGGAGGTGGAGGAGTGCGCGATGGTGGACGGGGCCACGCGGCTGCAGGCGCTGCTGCGAATCGTGATGCCCATCGCGATCCCCGGCCTGGTGTGCGCGATCCTCTTCGCCTTCACGCTGTCCTGGAACGAGTTCATCTACGCGCTGACCTTCACCTCCTCCTCGGAGGAGATCACGGCCAGCGTGGGGGTGACGACCGAGCTGATCCGGGGCGACATCTACTTCTGGGGCTCCCTGATGGCCGGGGCGGTGCTGGGCTCGGTGCCGATCGTCATCCTCTACGTCTTCTTCCTCGACTACTACGTCTCCGGCCTGACCGCGGGCGCCATCAAGTAG
- a CDS encoding GNAT family N-acetyltransferase has translation MEPIEPGPARSDRPAVQTAAPYPRDLDRTVVLRDAAAVRIRPIRPDDEPKLALLYDRLSRHSAYQRFFTVMQRLPTDWYHFFANVDYVRRLALVAEHETVSGYQIIGVGRYERGDEPDLAEVAFVVEDGWQGRGLGTILLDSVLSAAAARGIGRFRAYVLTENHRMLRLLSTRTRIEERQTEEGITRLSFRRRDADATAR, from the coding sequence GTGGAACCCATCGAGCCCGGCCCGGCCCGCTCCGACCGACCCGCGGTCCAGACCGCCGCGCCGTACCCGCGCGATCTGGACCGGACCGTGGTGCTGCGCGACGCGGCCGCGGTTCGGATCCGGCCCATTCGTCCCGACGACGAGCCGAAGCTCGCCCTCCTCTACGACCGGCTGAGCCGGCACAGCGCCTACCAGCGCTTCTTCACCGTCATGCAGCGCCTGCCCACCGACTGGTATCACTTCTTCGCCAACGTGGACTACGTGCGTCGCCTCGCCCTGGTGGCCGAGCATGAGACGGTGTCGGGGTATCAGATCATCGGGGTGGGCCGCTACGAGCGCGGTGACGAGCCGGACCTCGCCGAGGTGGCCTTCGTGGTCGAGGACGGCTGGCAGGGGCGGGGCCTCGGGACGATCTTGCTGGACTCGGTCTTGAGCGCGGCGGCCGCCCGCGGGATCGGGCGCTTCCGGGCCTACGTGCTCACCGAGAACCATCGGATGCTGCGGCTGCTGTCGACGCGCACGCGGATCGAGGAGCGCCAGACCGAGGAGGGGATCACCCGGCTGAGCTTCCGACGGCGCGACGCTGACGCCACAGCTCGATGA